The Heterodontus francisci isolate sHetFra1 chromosome 13, sHetFra1.hap1, whole genome shotgun sequence genome includes a region encoding these proteins:
- the LOC137376737 gene encoding uncharacterized PPE family protein PPE16-like, whose protein sequence is MGIGNIDHGTMRIGNIDHGTMGIGNIDHGTMGIGNINHGTMGIGNIDHGTMGIGNIDHGTMGIGNINHGTMGIGNINHGTMGIGNIDHGTMGIGNIDHGTMGIGNINHGTMGIGNIDHGTMGIGNIDHGTMRIGNIDHGTMGIGNIDHGTMGIGNINHGTMGIGNIDHGTMGIGNIDHGTMGIGNINHGTMGIGNIDHGTMGIGNIDHGTMGIGNIDHGTMGIENIDHGTMGIGNIDHGTMGIGNIDHGTLGIGNINHGTMGIGNIDHGTMGIGNIDHGTMGIENINHGTMGIGNIDHGTMGIGNIDHGTMAIGNIDHGTMGIVNIDHGTMGIGNIDHGTMGIGNIDHGTMGIGNIDHGTMGIENINHGTMGIGNIDHGTMGIGNIDHGTMGIGNIDHGTMGIVNIDHRTMGIGNIEHGTMGIGNIDHGTMGIGNIDHGTMGIGNIDHGTMGIGNIDHGTMGIGNIDHRTMGRKEQE, encoded by the coding sequence ATGGGTATTGGGAATATAGACCATGGTACAATGAGAATTGGGAATATAGACCATGGAACAATGGGAATTGGGAATATAGACCATGGAACAATGGGAATTGGGAATATAAACCATGGAACAATGGGTATTGGGAATATAGACCATGGAACAATGGGAATTGGGAATATAGACCATGGAACAATGGGAATTGGGAATATAAACCATGGAACAATGGGAATTGGGAATATAAACCATGGAACAATGGGTATTGGGAATATAGACCATGGAACAATGGGAATTGGGAATATAGACCATGGAACAATGGGAATTGGGAATATAAACCATGGAACAATGGGTATTGGGAATATAGACCATGGAACAATGGGTATTGGGAATATAGACCATGGTACAATGAGAATTGGGAATATAGACCATGGAACAATGGGAATTGGGAATATAGACCATGGAACAATGGGAATTGGGAATATAAACCATGGAACAATGGGTATTGGGAATATAGACCATGGAACAATGGGAATTGGGAATATAGACCATGGAACAATGGGAATTGGGAATATAAACCATGGAACAATGGGTATTGGGAATATAGACCATGGAACAATGGGAATTGGGAATATAGACCATGGAACAATGGGTATTGGGAATATAGACCATGGTACAATGGGAATTGAGAATATAGACCATGGAACAATGGGAATTGGGAATATAGACCACGGAACAATGGGTATTGGGAATATAGACCATGGAACACTGGGAATTGGGAATATAAACCATGGAACAATGGGAATTGGGAATATAGACCATGGAACAATGGGTATTGGGAATATAGACCATGGAACAATGGGAATTGAGAATATAAACCATGGAACAATGGGTATTGGGAATATAGACCATGGAACAATGGGAATTGGGAATATAGACCATGGAACAATGGCTATTGGGAATATAGACCATGGAACAATGGGTATTGTGAATATAGACCATGGAACAATGGGAATTGGGAATATAGACCATGGAACAATGGGAATTGGGAATATAGACCATGGAACAATGGGAATTGGGAATATAGACCATGGAACAATGGGAATTGAGAATATAAACCATGGAACAATGGGTATTGGGAATATAGACCATGGAACAATGGGAATTGGGAATATAGACCATGGAACAATGGGAATTGGGAATATAGACCATGGAACAATGGGTATTGTGAATATAGACCACCGAACAATGGGAATTGGGAATATAGAGCATGGAACAATGGGTATTGGGAATATAGACCATGGAACAATGGGAATTGGGAATATAGACCATGGAACAATGGGTATTGGGAATATAGACCATGGAACAATGGGAATTGGGAATATAGACCATGGAACAATGGGAATTGGGAATATAGACCATCGAACAATGGGGAGAAAAGAACAAGAATGA